TTCGCGTATCTTGGCGGGCGTATGTTGTCGCCGGAAATATTTTCGGTATCATGGCCGTTTGCGGCTGTAAATTAATGAGGAGGTCAAAAAATGATTCGTGATGTAACAGGAGTAGAGGCTGAGAATTTAGCGGGCGGAAAAGGGAAGGCAATGCGCTATGTGATAGTGCCGCCGGAGGAGCTTAACGGACACGGGAGACTCTATGCGCGGATAGTGCTTGCGCCGGGGTCTTGCGTGGGATGGCATCAGCATGTCAACGACACAGAGCCGTACTACATTCTGCGCGGTGAGGGCGACTTCATCGAGGGAGACTCGGAAAACGACAAGAGGCGGACTCATGTTCACGCGGGGCAGGTGTGCGTGATTCGCGTGGGTCAGTGGCATTCACTGGAGAATAATTCTGATGATGAGCTTGAATTTATTGCGCTTATCTACAACAAGCCGGGCTATCTGAATTAGGACGGGCAAGCAGAAAATAATATGTATTCGCTTTCAGAGTTATTCAGGAACTCAACGCATGATGACTCGGCCTTCACACCCGGAACAGTTCACGCGGTCGAGTCCATGATTTACACGAAAGAACAGCGCGGGAAAATTATCCCCTTCATCAAGTGCATAATCCGCAAAAAGGAAATACGCCTGAACCCGGAAGAAGCCGTCAGACAGCTATACATTTACAGGCTGATTCATGAGTATGGATATGACCCGGAAAATATCAGGCTTGAACACGGAATAAATTTCGGGCGTGAAATCAAGCGCGCTGACATTGTGATATTCGAGAAGGATCACCCGAACTCGGAATATATCATTGTCGAGGTCAAGAAGCCAAACTCACGCGACGGAAAAGCACAGCTCAAATCATACTGCAATGCTTCAGGCGCAATAATGGGAGTCTGGACTAACGGGCAGGATTTCGCATACTATCACCGCAAAGACCCAAATTATTTCGAGAACATACCCGACATACCCAAAGCAAAGCAGAAACTCCGCGACATTCTCCGGGAACGCTGGACAATCTCAGACCTTGAAGCAAAAGACAGGCTCAGGGACGGCCATAAATCATTGACCGGGCTGATTCAGGAAATGGAAGACGAGGTATTAGCCAACGCCGGAGTCGATGTTTTCGAGGAAGTGTTCAAGCTGATATACACGAAACTTTTTGACGAAATGCAAAGCGGGCGGGACAAGTCGCGTATTCTTGAGTTCAGGAATTACGGCGACACAGACTCTGACCTCAAAGCAAACATTCAGGCACTCTTCAAGCAGGCTATGCGGAAATGGCCGGGAGTCTTCAACGACAACGACACAATATCATTGACCCCCTCGCATTTGTCCGTTTGTGTCTCGGCTCTGCAAAGCGTCAAGCTCTTCAACTCTAATCTTGATGTCATTGATGACGCATTCGAGTACCTCATGAGCAAGTCAAGCAAGGGCGAGAAAGGGCAGTTTTTCACCCCGCGTTATGTTATCGATATGTGCGTGAGAATGCTCAATCCCAAAAAGAACGAGTCAATGATTGACACCGCGGCAGGCTCATGCGGATTCCCCGTTCACACAATATTTCACGTGTGGAAAAATATTCTTGCCGAAAAGGGAATCGAACAGAGTCATTTGTTCACAGCGGAAGAAAAGCCCCCGGAGTGTCAAGAGTACGTGAAGGATAAAGTTTTTGCCATTGACTTTGACGAAAAAGCCGTGAGAGTCGCTCGTACGCTTAACCTTATAGCCGGAGACGGGCGGACAAATGTACTTCACCTTAACACGCTGGATTACGGACGCTGGGAGGAGACAATAAAGCCGCGGGCATGGCAGAAAATCTACAGTGAAGGCTGGCTCAGGTTTACGGATTTCTGCGGCACTGAAGAGGATTACGGCAATTTTGCGTTTGATATTGTCATGGCTAACCCTCCTTTTGCGGGCGACATCAAAGAGGGCAAAATCATATCCCGCTATGAACTCGCAAGAGACGCAAAAGGCAAATACGCGCAGAGAATCGGACGGGATATATTATTCATTGAGCGCAATATTCATTTCCTGAAACCCGGCGGAAGAATGGCAATAGTACTCCCGCAGGGACGCTTCAACAATTCGAGCGACAAATACATTCGGAGCTTCATTGCGAGGGAGTGCAGGATTCTGGCGGTAATCGGGCTTCATGAAAACGTCTTCAAGCCTCACACAGGCACAAAGACTTCTGTGCTGTTCGTGCAGAAATGGGATGATGATTTATGCCCGCACCGTGAAGATTACCCGGTGTTTTTCGCGACAATGAGGAAGCCGGGGAAGGACAATTCCGGCGGGAAAATTTACGTAAGGGACTCAGACGGGCATATACTGAGGGACGCGCATAATCACCCGGTTGTTGATCATGATCTGTATAATCACGAGGGCTTGACTCAGGACGGAATAGCGGAGGCGTTCATAGAGTTTGCGAAAAGGGAGGGATTAAGTTTTTTCGGTGATGCCCGCTTCTCTGAGGAACGTTACGGGGAATTAGTGAGCGGGCTTGAAGTGAGTGAAGTGATGTTGAGCAGGCTTGAGAATTATTTTACGCTTGGTGCAGAATATTACGCAAAAGGCTATGTGTATGCGGCTTGCAAAGTTCAGGCTTGCAGGAAGTCAGAAACTCTTGGCAATATGTCTCAAATAATTACGGACGGCGATCACGATTCACCAGAATATTTTGATGATGGCATTCCGTATCTTTTGAGTGAGACTGTACAGACGGGATATATAGACAAAAGCAAAATACGCTACATAACGCTGGAAAAACATGAAACCTTGCGAAAATCTGCAACACGTCCGCGAGATGTATTAGTTACAAAAACGGGTGTATATTTCGGAAAAAGTGCTGTTACGCCTGACGATATACAAGAAGCTAATATGAGTTCACATGTTGCTATGATACGGCTTAAAGATGAATATAATCCCTATTTTGTCTCGGCGTTTCTGAATTGTAATTACGGCTATTCACAGTTACGCAGGAGGGGAGTAAAGGCCACGCGCCCCGAAATAGCATTACTTGAATTTGACGATATACGAGTCCCGAAAATGTCCGACGAATTTGACTCGCTCATAGAATCAATAACCCGTCAGGCCATGACCGCAATAGCCGACTCCGAATCCCTCTACGCCCGCGCACAATCAATCCTCAATGACGCAATACACTTCACCCCCTCGGCGCATTCAGACTCAAATATCACTGCCGTATCATTCTCGCAGGTCTTCAGCGCAGGACGTATGGACGCGGAATACTTCATGCCCAAATATGACGAACTCTTAGCGCACCTTGAGACCCTCCCGGCAAAACGTCTCGGCGAAATCGTAACTATCACGAAATCCATCGAACCCGGCAGCGAATGTTACAGCACAGAAGGAATACCCTTTATCCGTGTCAGCGACATCACAGAGACAGGCATAACACCTCCGGCAATACGAATCCCTTGGACATCTGAGAATGAGAAACTTTACCCGAAGAAAGATACTATCTTGTTGTCGAAGGACGGCACTATAGGAATTGCGTACAAAGTTGACTCTGATATGGAGGCTGTAACATCGGGGGCGTTGCTTCATTTGCGTGTTACTGACTCTGAAGTCATGCCGGATTATCTTGCGCTTGTGCTTAATTCAGAGGCTGTGCGCTTGCAGGCCGAACGCGATTCCAATGGAGCAATCATAAAACACTGGAAGCCCGGCGACATTGCCCGCACCGTTATTCCAATATTCGACTCACAGACTCAGCAGTCAATCTCCGAACATGTCCGCGACTCTTTCGCCCTCAGAAAAGAATCCGAACGCCTCATAGCCCTTGCAGTAAAATCCGTTGAACTCGCTGTAGAACATGACGAAAACGCAGCAATGAATCTCATAACGCAGTCAGAATAATTCACAGCAGGGAATTGACATTAACGGCTTGTATTTGCTAAGATTGTCAGGCTGTTTTTCCACAGACAAAATTTCAGGAAGGAGGGGAAATCTGCTGTCAATAGGGCGGTGAATTTCAGCCCGAAAAGTTACAGGAATAATTTTGACAGCGGAGACTTGTGCCGACAATTAATCAGTTAGTGCGGTTAGGCCGCGAGGAAAAGAAGAGCAAGAGCAATTCTCCGGCATTGCAGGGGAATCCGGCCCGCAGGGGAGTCTGCACCAGAGTGTACACGATAACCCCTAAGAAGCCCAATTCAGCGTTGCGGAAAGTTGCGCGTGTGAGACTCACAAACGGCATCGAAGTAACGTCATATATTCCCGGAATCGGCCATAACTTACAGGAACACTCAGTAGTCCTTGTGAGGGGCGGAAGGGTTAAGGACTTGCCCGGCGTCCGTTACCATATAATCAGGGGTACGCTTGACTGCGGAGGCGTTGAGAACCGCAAGAGAAGCCGCTCAAAGTATGGCGCACGCAGGCCGAAAGCCAATTAGGGAGGATTTCTGAATCATGCCGAGAAAAGGACATATCAAGAAGCGCGAGCCTCAGCCCGATGTGAGATTCCATAACGCCGCGGCGGGAAGGTTTATCAGCGCATTGATGATGGGAGGAAAACGCAGCACAGCCGAGAGAATATTTTACGGCGCACTTGAAGGAGCTGCGGAAAAGTTAGGCGTTGAACCCTTTGAGGTTTTCGAGAAGGCAATGGCAAACGTTACGCCGAACATTGAAGTACGTCCCCGCCGTGTAGGTGGCGCAACGTATCAGGTTCCCGTTGAAGTTACGCCGGAGCGCGGAGTCCAGCTCTCTATACGCTGGATAGTCTCATATGCCCGTGCCAAAAAGGGAATGCCTATGGGTGAAAGGCTCATGCGTGAGTTGATGGATGCATACAAGAACGAGGGAGCTTCAATCAAGCGCCGTGATGACACACACAGAATGGCGGAAGCTAACCGGGCATTTGCACATTACCGCTGGTAGTCTGAAAGAAAAATTTATTTGTGCAGGTGTTAGTTTTTGCAGGATATTAGCAAGGTAAGAAACATAGGAATAGCAGCCCATATCGATGCCGGAAAAACTACGACCAGCGAGAGAATCCTCTATTACACGGGGAGTAATTACAAGGTCGGAGAAGTTCATGAAGGCAACGCGACAATGGACTGGATGGAGCAGGAGCGCGAGAGGGGAATAACAATAACCTCAGCAGCTACTACATGTGCGTGGAAGGGTCATACTATCAATCTTATTGATACGCCAGGCCACGTGGATTTTACAGCGGAAGTAGAGCGGTCATTGCGCGTACTTGACGGAGTCGTGGCGGTGTTCTGCGCGGTAGGAGGTGTAGAGCCTCAGTCCGAAACAGTATGGCGGCAGGCGGACAAATACGATGTTCCGAGAGTGGCATTCGTCAATAAAATGGACAGAATCGGCGCTGATTTCCCGTCAGTAGTGAAGGCCATGCGCGAAAAGTTAGGGGCAAACGCAATCCCGATACAGTTACCGATAGGCGCGGAGGACGATTTTCAGGGCGTTGTTGACCTCATAGAGCAGAAAGCGTATTACTTCCCCGGCGTTCTGGGACAGCCTCCGAGAGAGGGAACAATTCCCCCGGAGCTGGCGATGGCGGCCAAAGAGGGAAGAGACAAGATAGTGGAATCCCTTTCGGATTTCAGCGATGACATAATGATGCTCTATCTTGAGGGAAAACCCGTAAGCCCGGAATTAATCCGCAAGACTATGCGCGAGGCCGTAATCAGCCTGAAGGCAGTCCCGGTATTGTGCGGTTCGGCGTTCAAGAACAAGTGCGTAGAGCCTCTGCTTGACGCGGTTGTGGAATATCTGCCGAGTCCTGTTGACCTTCCTGCGGTGAAAGGATTTTTGCCGACTGACCCGGAAAAAGTTGTTGAGAGACACAGCAGTGTTGACGAGCCGTTTTCGGCGTTAGCGTTCAAGGTGGCTGTAGATCCGTTCTTGGGAAAAATATATTTCCTCCGTGTTTATTCGGGGAAAATGGACAAGGGCGGGGCGTTGTACAATCCTACATCGAGGCAGAAAGAGCGAATCGGGCGCATAATGAGAATGCACTCAAACAAGCGCGAGGACATCGATTCAATGGAAGCCGGAATGATTGTAGCAGTGCCATCACTGAAGGCCACAAGGACAGGCGACACGCTTTGCGACGAGTCAAAGCCGATTGTGCTTGAGAGTCTCGAATTTCCTGAGCCGGTTATATCTCTGGCAGTTGAACCCGCGACTCAGCAGGACAAAGTGAAGCTGTCGAAAGGACTCAACGCTCTTGCGGATGAGGATCCGACATTCAGAGTCCATAATGACGAGGAAAGCGGCCAGACGGTAATATCAGGCATGGGAGAATTGCACCTTGAGATTATTGTTGACAGGCTCAAGCGTGAGTTTGGCGTTGACGTGAAAGTCGGAAATCCGCAGGTCTCCTACCGCGAGGCAATCAGGAAACCGGCGCGGGCTGAAGGCAAGTATATACGTCAGTCAGGCGGTCGCGGCCAGTACGGTCATGTAGTGTTTGAGATTGAACCGATTGAAGGCGGAAAGTTCGAGTTTGAGGATAAGATTGTCGGCGGAGCGATCCCGAAAGAATTTATCGCCGCTGTAGAGAAAGGACTCGAAGAGGCTGTGCAGTCGGGCGTTCTCGGAGGCTACCCCGTAATAGGCGTGAAAGTTGCGCTTGTTGACGGAAGTTATCACGAGGTTGACAGCTCGGAGATGGCGTTCAAGATTGCCGCGTCAATGGGATTCAAAG
This is a stretch of genomic DNA from Synergistaceae bacterium. It encodes these proteins:
- a CDS encoding N-6 DNA methylase — translated: MYSLSELFRNSTHDDSAFTPGTVHAVESMIYTKEQRGKIIPFIKCIIRKKEIRLNPEEAVRQLYIYRLIHEYGYDPENIRLEHGINFGREIKRADIVIFEKDHPNSEYIIVEVKKPNSRDGKAQLKSYCNASGAIMGVWTNGQDFAYYHRKDPNYFENIPDIPKAKQKLRDILRERWTISDLEAKDRLRDGHKSLTGLIQEMEDEVLANAGVDVFEEVFKLIYTKLFDEMQSGRDKSRILEFRNYGDTDSDLKANIQALFKQAMRKWPGVFNDNDTISLTPSHLSVCVSALQSVKLFNSNLDVIDDAFEYLMSKSSKGEKGQFFTPRYVIDMCVRMLNPKKNESMIDTAAGSCGFPVHTIFHVWKNILAEKGIEQSHLFTAEEKPPECQEYVKDKVFAIDFDEKAVRVARTLNLIAGDGRTNVLHLNTLDYGRWEETIKPRAWQKIYSEGWLRFTDFCGTEEDYGNFAFDIVMANPPFAGDIKEGKIISRYELARDAKGKYAQRIGRDILFIERNIHFLKPGGRMAIVLPQGRFNNSSDKYIRSFIARECRILAVIGLHENVFKPHTGTKTSVLFVQKWDDDLCPHREDYPVFFATMRKPGKDNSGGKIYVRDSDGHILRDAHNHPVVDHDLYNHEGLTQDGIAEAFIEFAKREGLSFFGDARFSEERYGELVSGLEVSEVMLSRLENYFTLGAEYYAKGYVYAACKVQACRKSETLGNMSQIITDGDHDSPEYFDDGIPYLLSETVQTGYIDKSKIRYITLEKHETLRKSATRPRDVLVTKTGVYFGKSAVTPDDIQEANMSSHVAMIRLKDEYNPYFVSAFLNCNYGYSQLRRRGVKATRPEIALLEFDDIRVPKMSDEFDSLIESITRQAMTAIADSESLYARAQSILNDAIHFTPSAHSDSNITAVSFSQVFSAGRMDAEYFMPKYDELLAHLETLPAKRLGEIVTITKSIEPGSECYSTEGIPFIRVSDITETGITPPAIRIPWTSENEKLYPKKDTILLSKDGTIGIAYKVDSDMEAVTSGALLHLRVTDSEVMPDYLALVLNSEAVRLQAERDSNGAIIKHWKPGDIARTVIPIFDSQTQQSISEHVRDSFALRKESERLIALAVKSVELAVEHDENAAMNLITQSE
- the fusA gene encoding elongation factor G, with product MQDISKVRNIGIAAHIDAGKTTTSERILYYTGSNYKVGEVHEGNATMDWMEQERERGITITSAATTCAWKGHTINLIDTPGHVDFTAEVERSLRVLDGVVAVFCAVGGVEPQSETVWRQADKYDVPRVAFVNKMDRIGADFPSVVKAMREKLGANAIPIQLPIGAEDDFQGVVDLIEQKAYYFPGVLGQPPREGTIPPELAMAAKEGRDKIVESLSDFSDDIMMLYLEGKPVSPELIRKTMREAVISLKAVPVLCGSAFKNKCVEPLLDAVVEYLPSPVDLPAVKGFLPTDPEKVVERHSSVDEPFSALAFKVAVDPFLGKIYFLRVYSGKMDKGGALYNPTSRQKERIGRIMRMHSNKREDIDSMEAGMIVAVPSLKATRTGDTLCDESKPIVLESLEFPEPVISLAVEPATQQDKVKLSKGLNALADEDPTFRVHNDEESGQTVISGMGELHLEIIVDRLKREFGVDVKVGNPQVSYREAIRKPARAEGKYIRQSGGRGQYGHVVFEIEPIEGGKFEFEDKIVGGAIPKEFIAAVEKGLEEAVQSGVLGGYPVIGVKVALVDGSYHEVDSSEMAFKIAASMGFKEAMKKADPVLMEPVMKVEVTTPEEYLGDVIGDLSSRRGRIDGMEMKANAREVKAFVPLVGMFGYATDLRSKTSGRANYSMEFDHYEQTPAEVSEKILQGRI
- the rpsG gene encoding 30S ribosomal protein S7; this encodes MPRKGHIKKREPQPDVRFHNAAAGRFISALMMGGKRSTAERIFYGALEGAAEKLGVEPFEVFEKAMANVTPNIEVRPRRVGGATYQVPVEVTPERGVQLSIRWIVSYARAKKGMPMGERLMRELMDAYKNEGASIKRRDDTHRMAEANRAFAHYRW
- a CDS encoding cupin domain-containing protein — protein: MIRDVTGVEAENLAGGKGKAMRYVIVPPEELNGHGRLYARIVLAPGSCVGWHQHVNDTEPYYILRGEGDFIEGDSENDKRRTHVHAGQVCVIRVGQWHSLENNSDDELEFIALIYNKPGYLN
- the rpsL gene encoding 30S ribosomal protein S12, encoding MPTINQLVRLGREEKKSKSNSPALQGNPARRGVCTRVYTITPKKPNSALRKVARVRLTNGIEVTSYIPGIGHNLQEHSVVLVRGGRVKDLPGVRYHIIRGTLDCGGVENRKRSRSKYGARRPKAN